From Candidatus Saganbacteria bacterium, a single genomic window includes:
- a CDS encoding acetate kinase has translation MKILALNCGSSSVKYQLYDWTQKKVICKGMADRVGLPSGSLCHEVPGKPDLVLEKDCPNHCVAIDQILKVLVDPGYGMIADIKEISAVGHRVVHGGEKFQRSVKIDDDVLAAIKEVKDLAPLHNPPNIEGIEAAMKVLPEVPHVAVFDTAFHQTMPPEAYLYAVPFEWYKMYGVRKYGFHGTSHLYVSKRAAVLLKKKPTETNVITLHIGNGVSVAAIKNGVSIDTSMGLTPLAGAIMGTRSGDLDPAIVIFMIEKEGFYAKELDKILNNKSGLLGITGKYSDRREIEKASAAGDERCRMAIDMEAYRLKKIIGSYIASIGQVDAIVFTAGAGEMDANLRARTLAGLESLGIKFDPVKNGNAKTHGVESVISADDSKIKIFVIPTNEEQVFIEDVVAIIEGRYDIHTKFTYSFQSEDYKI, from the coding sequence ATGAAAATCTTAGCTCTCAACTGCGGAAGCTCCTCCGTAAAATACCAGCTCTACGATTGGACCCAGAAAAAGGTAATTTGTAAGGGGATGGCCGACCGCGTCGGACTTCCCTCGGGTTCACTATGTCACGAAGTGCCCGGGAAGCCGGACCTGGTCCTTGAAAAGGATTGCCCAAACCATTGCGTTGCGATCGACCAGATACTTAAAGTGCTTGTTGATCCCGGTTACGGCATGATCGCGGATATAAAAGAGATATCCGCCGTGGGCCACAGGGTAGTGCACGGCGGGGAAAAATTCCAGCGCTCGGTAAAGATAGATGATGACGTGCTCGCGGCAATAAAAGAAGTCAAGGACCTTGCCCCGCTGCATAACCCTCCCAACATCGAGGGGATTGAAGCCGCAATGAAAGTCCTTCCGGAAGTCCCCCATGTAGCTGTATTTGATACCGCATTTCACCAGACAATGCCGCCGGAAGCATATCTGTATGCCGTGCCTTTTGAATGGTACAAGATGTATGGCGTAAGGAAATACGGATTTCACGGCACTTCCCATCTTTATGTCTCAAAAAGGGCCGCGGTACTTTTGAAGAAGAAGCCCACGGAAACAAATGTAATAACTCTTCATATAGGCAACGGGGTCAGTGTAGCGGCTATTAAAAACGGTGTCTCGATCGACACATCAATGGGACTGACTCCTCTTGCCGGCGCGATAATGGGGACCCGGAGCGGCGATCTTGATCCTGCGATCGTCATTTTTATGATCGAGAAAGAAGGTTTCTACGCGAAAGAGCTTGATAAAATTCTTAACAACAAAAGCGGCTTGCTGGGTATAACCGGCAAATACTCGGACAGACGCGAGATCGAAAAAGCTTCCGCCGCAGGCGATGAAAGGTGCCGGATGGCAATAGACATGGAAGCTTACAGGCTCAAAAAGATAATCGGTTCATACATCGCTTCGATAGGACAGGTAGACGCCATCGTATTTACCGCGGGCGCAGGCGAGATGGACGCAAATCTCAGGGCCCGGACGCTGGCAGGGCTGGAATCTTTGGGGATTAAATTCGATCCCGTCAAAAACGGGAACGCAAAGACCCACGGGGTCGAATCCGTAATATCGGCTGACGATTCAAAGATAAAGATCTTTGTTATTCCGACCAATGAAGAGCAGGTGTTCATCGAGGACGTGGTCGCGATCATTGAAGGCAGGTACGACATTCACACAAAGTTCACCTATTCTTTCCAAAGCGAGGATTACAAAATATGA
- the nagB gene encoding glucosamine-6-phosphate deaminase has protein sequence MRVIITKDYDEMSRKAAEFIVKELKNKPDSILCLATGTTPVSTYKELVRLYKDKKVDFSKVSTFNLDEYYGLADDHPQSYHYFMNEHLFRHINLKKSNSMIPDGKVKDIEKYCFHYEWEIKQKGGIDLQLLGLGRDGHVGFNEPGSSLGSRTRLKTLTEETVEDNSRFFKKKDEVPRYVLTMGIGTIMEAKKILLLVSGENKAGVLQKVVEGPITSMVPASALQMHRNVILIADEAAASRLSRKDYYVYVEKMQERHEKGEI, from the coding sequence ATGAGGGTGATCATAACAAAAGATTACGATGAGATGAGCAGAAAAGCCGCGGAATTCATCGTAAAGGAACTGAAAAATAAACCGGACTCGATATTGTGCCTTGCGACCGGGACCACACCTGTCAGCACATATAAGGAACTTGTCCGCCTTTATAAAGATAAGAAAGTCGATTTTTCAAAGGTCTCGACATTCAATCTTGACGAGTATTACGGGCTTGCCGACGACCATCCGCAGAGCTATCACTATTTCATGAACGAACATCTTTTCAGGCATATCAACCTTAAAAAAAGCAACTCGATGATACCCGACGGAAAAGTCAAAGACATAGAAAAATACTGCTTTCATTACGAATGGGAGATAAAACAGAAAGGCGGCATAGACCTCCAGCTTCTCGGGCTCGGCCGCGACGGCCACGTGGGCTTCAACGAACCTGGCTCTTCTCTCGGCTCCAGGACAAGATTGAAGACCCTTACTGAAGAGACCGTCGAGGACAATTCCAGGTTCTTCAAGAAGAAGGATGAAGTCCCGAGATATGTCCTGACCATGGGTATCGGCACAATAATGGAGGCAAAAAAGATACTCCTTCTGGTCTCCGGCGAGAACAAGGCCGGCGTGCTGCAAAAAGTGGTGGAAGGTCCGATAACCTCTATGGTGCCGGCTTCGGCCCTTCAGATGCACAGAAATGTCATACTTATAGCTGACGAAGCGGCAGCGTCCCGGCTTTCAAGAAAAGATTATTATGTGTATGTTGAAAAGATGCAGGAGCGCCATGAAAAGGGCGAGATCTGA
- a CDS encoding putative sugar nucleotidyl transferase: MDIQFFDDEEVRNLRPLNFIKMTEELRCGVLTLEEKAGLLFSRTRSPFTLLLNSRLIAGPDLAKEIAVRKHEHVFTSNGRIVAALIRKKDIAFSRTSAIQFFNSSVIHRREIRASLVSYPWDIIHKNAEEIKNDIALLRPKRSLNKDIYIGKDCKIKPGVVLDPEDGPIFIDDGAKILANSVIMGPCYIGKGTTIKAIAKIYGGTSIGPMCKVGGEVEGSIFQGYSNKQHDGFLGHSYICEWVNLGADTNNSDLKNNYSNVKVYMNGKMIDSGIMFVGLMMGDHSKAGINTMFNTGTVVGVSSNVFGAGFPPKFIPSFSWGGAEKMVEYDIEKAIQTAKAVMKRRRFVMTIDYENKLRSVFAETAQERK; the protein is encoded by the coding sequence ATGGACATTCAATTTTTTGACGATGAGGAAGTAAGGAACCTTCGGCCGTTGAATTTTATCAAGATGACCGAGGAGCTCCGCTGCGGAGTCCTCACCCTTGAAGAAAAAGCCGGCCTTTTGTTCTCCAGGACCAGATCGCCATTTACATTATTATTGAATTCAAGATTGATAGCCGGTCCGGATCTTGCGAAAGAAATAGCAGTCCGCAAACACGAGCATGTTTTTACATCCAACGGCAGAATAGTCGCGGCCCTTATACGTAAAAAAGATATTGCTTTCTCCCGCACTTCGGCTATCCAGTTTTTCAATTCTTCAGTTATTCACAGGAGAGAGATAAGGGCCTCGCTTGTTTCCTACCCCTGGGATATCATCCACAAGAACGCCGAAGAGATAAAAAATGACATCGCCCTTCTCAGACCAAAAAGATCCCTTAATAAAGACATCTACATCGGCAAAGACTGCAAGATAAAACCCGGCGTCGTGCTCGATCCGGAGGACGGGCCGATCTTTATCGACGACGGGGCAAAGATACTCGCGAACTCCGTAATTATGGGCCCGTGCTACATCGGAAAAGGAACAACGATAAAAGCCATAGCGAAGATCTACGGCGGCACATCCATAGGTCCGATGTGCAAGGTCGGCGGAGAAGTGGAGGGTTCGATATTCCAGGGGTACTCCAACAAACAGCACGACGGTTTCCTCGGTCATTCATATATCTGCGAGTGGGTCAATCTTGGGGCTGACACGAACAATTCTGATCTTAAGAATAATTACAGCAATGTAAAGGTCTATATGAACGGCAAGATGATAGACAGCGGCATTATGTTCGTCGGGCTCATGATGGGAGACCATTCAAAAGCGGGCATCAATACGATGTTCAATACAGGGACCGTTGTCGGAGTGTCTTCAAATGTCTTCGGAGCGGGATTCCCTCCAAAATTTATTCCGTCTTTTTCATGGGGCGGAGCTGAGAAGATGGTCGAATATGACATCGAAAAGGCCATTCAGACTGCAAAAGCCGTGATGAAGAGAAGAAGGTTCGTGATGACAATTGATTACGAAAACAAGCTCCGCAGTGTTTTTGCCGAAACCGCTCAGGAAAGAAAATAA
- a CDS encoding GIY-YIG nuclease family protein: protein MYFTYVLRSIKDGKLYVGFTENLENRVALHNKGEIESTSNRRPLELIYYEACNNKHDALDRERQLKTGFGRAYLKRRISK from the coding sequence GTGTATTTCACATATGTGTTGAGGAGCATTAAAGACGGGAAACTTTATGTTGGGTTTACGGAGAATTTAGAAAATCGAGTGGCCCTTCATAATAAAGGGGAAATCGAATCAACGTCTAACAGAAGACCTCTGGAACTTATTTATTATGAAGCGTGCAATAATAAACATGATGCTTTGGATCGTGAAAGACAATTGAAAACAGGCTTTGGGCGAGCATACTTAAAAAGAAGGATATCAAAATAG
- a CDS encoding DUF167 domain-containing protein, which produces MKRINVKVIPNAKKQRIIEEEKQLKIYVNAPALEGKANEAVIEALMEHFKIKKKQIKILSGEKNRKKIIGIDL; this is translated from the coding sequence ATGAAACGCATCAATGTAAAGGTCATTCCCAATGCAAAAAAGCAAAGGATAATCGAGGAAGAAAAACAGTTAAAGATTTACGTAAATGCTCCGGCGTTAGAAGGGAAGGCCAATGAGGCGGTGATAGAGGCGTTAATGGAGCATTTCAAAATTAAGAAAAAACAGATAAAAATACTGTCCGGTGAAAAAAATAGAAAGAAGATTATCGGGATAGATCTTTAG
- a CDS encoding N-glycosylase/DNA lyase, translated as MHKLISSIRSLRKSPIKKVIDQRMKKFGSAGNSSIDVIFNELCFCLMTANFNAERSIKIQNKIKGGFHKLSLEELSKRLKELGHRFPNTRAKFVVEARKHKKVILKILNEISEDQIVREWLAKNIKGLGYKESSHFLRNIGRCNCAIIDFHIVDILKEHKMIKSFKTMSKGKYIEVEKVLRSLAKKMNMSLGELDLYLWYLETGKVLK; from the coding sequence ATGCATAAACTAATCAGCTCCATCAGATCTCTCCGTAAATCCCCGATAAAAAAGGTCATCGACCAACGGATGAAAAAGTTTGGGTCGGCCGGTAATAGTTCTATTGATGTAATTTTCAATGAACTCTGCTTCTGTCTCATGACTGCCAATTTCAACGCCGAACGCAGCATAAAGATACAAAACAAAATCAAAGGCGGATTTCATAAACTCTCACTGGAAGAATTATCAAAAAGACTTAAGGAGCTGGGGCACCGCTTTCCAAATACAAGGGCAAAGTTCGTAGTGGAGGCAAGGAAACATAAAAAAGTCATTTTAAAGATCTTAAATGAAATATCAGAGGATCAAATCGTAAGAGAATGGCTTGCAAAGAATATAAAGGGGCTGGGATATAAGGAGTCAAGCCATTTTCTGAGGAATATCGGACGCTGCAACTGTGCGATAATTGATTTCCATATTGTTGATATCCTGAAAGAACACAAAATGATAAAAAGCTTCAAGACAATGTCAAAGGGAAAATATATTGAAGTTGAAAAAGTCCTTAGATCACTCGCAAAAAAAATGAACATGAGCCTTGGAGAGCTCGATCTTTATCTTTGGTATCTTGAAACCGGTAAAGTGCTTAAATGA
- a CDS encoding rubrerythrin family protein, whose product MAKSVKGTRTEKNLLASFAGESQARNRYSYFAGAAKKEGLEQISAIFLETAENEKEHAKVFFKYLEGGELVITAGYPAGVIGTTAKNLEGAAAGENMEWTKLYKEAADTAEQEGFQDIATSFREIAEVEAQHEKRYRKLLASVKENKVFKKDKSVKWRCRNCGYVHEGTEAPAECPACKHPQAYYEILAENY is encoded by the coding sequence ATGGCAAAATCAGTTAAAGGGACGAGGACGGAAAAGAATCTATTAGCATCATTTGCAGGCGAATCACAGGCGAGAAACAGGTACTCGTATTTCGCGGGAGCGGCAAAAAAGGAAGGATTGGAACAGATATCGGCGATATTCCTTGAAACGGCCGAAAATGAAAAAGAACACGCAAAAGTATTCTTTAAATATCTCGAAGGCGGAGAGCTGGTGATAACCGCGGGATATCCTGCCGGGGTGATCGGTACTACTGCAAAGAATCTTGAAGGCGCGGCAGCCGGAGAGAATATGGAATGGACAAAACTGTACAAAGAAGCGGCGGATACCGCGGAGCAGGAAGGTTTTCAGGATATTGCGACATCTTTCCGTGAGATCGCGGAAGTCGAGGCCCAGCATGAGAAAAGATACAGAAAACTCCTTGCAAGCGTGAAAGAAAATAAAGTATTTAAAAAAGATAAGTCGGTGAAATGGCGCTGCCGCAATTGCGGGTATGTCCATGAAGGTACTGAAGCTCCGGCAGAATGCCCGGCCTGCAAGCATCCCCAGGCTTATTACGAAATATTGGCGGAGAATTACTGA
- a CDS encoding desulfoferrodoxin: MAVANRLEVYKCSVCGNIVEVLFVGGGELVCCGQPMVLQVENTVDASKEKHVPVIEKMSEGIKVKIGSIAHPMEDKHYIQWVQIIAGDRSYREFLRPGMTPEAVFKLANGTMSAREYCNLHGLWKS, from the coding sequence ATGGCAGTAGCAAACAGGCTGGAAGTCTATAAATGCAGCGTCTGCGGAAATATAGTCGAAGTATTATTCGTCGGAGGAGGAGAGTTGGTCTGCTGCGGACAGCCGATGGTCCTTCAGGTAGAGAACACGGTTGATGCTTCAAAAGAAAAACACGTGCCGGTCATTGAAAAAATGTCCGAAGGGATCAAAGTAAAGATCGGGAGCATTGCGCACCCGATGGAGGACAAGCATTATATACAATGGGTGCAGATAATAGCGGGAGACAGATCTTATCGGGAATTCCTAAGGCCGGGCATGACGCCCGAAGCAGTATTTAAACTGGCAAACGGGACGATGTCCGCAAGGGAATACTGCAATCTGCACGGACTCTGGAAATCTTAA
- a CDS encoding ferritin → MISNKLSGALNVQVNREIYSAYLYLSMASYFDSIGLKGGANWMKVQFQEEMVHATKIYDYLYARGSRALMLPIEAPESQWESPLAAFEHTLAHEKMVTGLINALVEMARSEKESDAEKFLQWFVKEQVEEEESAEKQVNNFKKAGGSKEKIAGLDALLGQRKFHG, encoded by the coding sequence GTGATATCCAACAAGTTATCCGGCGCGCTCAATGTCCAGGTCAACAGGGAGATCTATTCCGCGTACCTTTATCTTTCAATGGCCTCATATTTTGATTCCATCGGCCTGAAGGGAGGCGCGAACTGGATGAAGGTCCAGTTTCAGGAAGAGATGGTGCACGCCACTAAGATATATGATTATCTGTACGCCAGAGGATCAAGAGCGCTGATGCTGCCTATCGAGGCTCCGGAGTCTCAATGGGAAAGCCCTCTTGCCGCTTTTGAGCACACACTGGCTCATGAAAAAATGGTCACCGGACTGATAAACGCTCTGGTTGAAATGGCGAGGTCGGAAAAAGAAAGCGATGCTGAAAAATTCCTCCAATGGTTTGTCAAAGAACAGGTTGAAGAGGAAGAATCAGCGGAAAAGCAGGTCAATAATTTTAAAAAGGCAGGTGGTTCTAAAGAAAAGATTGCCGGATTGGATGCATTGCTGGGGCAACGAAAATTTCACGGATAG
- a CDS encoding rubredoxin — MKKYVCNVCGYVYDPASGDPDNGAPAGTPFEKLPDSWVCPVCGAAKDQFEEIK, encoded by the coding sequence ATGAAAAAATATGTATGCAATGTCTGCGGTTATGTTTATGACCCGGCAAGCGGGGACCCGGATAACGGAGCGCCGGCAGGCACACCGTTTGAAAAACTGCCAGATAGCTGGGTCTGTCCGGTATGCGGGGCGGCCAAAGACCAGTTTGAGGAAATAAAATAG
- a CDS encoding FprA family A-type flavoprotein: MAAQKIKDDIFAVGAVDWDRRLFDELIPLPDGTSYNSYLIKGSEKTVLIDTVDPTKTATLKENLTSLGIKNIDYIICNHAEQDHSGSIPNALEWFPKAKVISSEKCKGMLVDLSLAAEDRIITVKDKETISLGNKTLEFIHASWVHWPETIFSYLREDKILFPCDFLGSHRAQSGLFVENEADVYKSAKRYYAEIMMPFRVSIKGHIEKLASYEINMICPSHGPVYQTPKFIIEAYKDWISDKVANEVVIPYVSMHGSVQKMVEILTDELTKKGITVKPFNIPKTDIGELAMSLVDAATVVIGAPAVLAQAHPLAVYAAYLANALRPKTRFASLIGSFGWGSKLVETITGQLTNLKVELIEPVIIKGYPKENDHKLIQELAENIAEKHKTL, encoded by the coding sequence ATGGCGGCACAGAAAATAAAAGATGATATCTTCGCGGTTGGCGCGGTCGACTGGGACAGAAGGCTTTTTGATGAGCTGATACCGCTTCCCGACGGCACGAGCTATAACTCTTATCTGATCAAGGGCAGTGAAAAGACCGTTCTTATTGATACAGTCGATCCAACAAAGACAGCAACCCTCAAAGAAAATCTGACATCTTTAGGAATAAAAAATATTGATTATATCATCTGCAATCATGCCGAGCAGGACCATTCAGGTTCGATCCCGAATGCACTTGAATGGTTCCCGAAGGCAAAGGTCATCTCGAGCGAGAAGTGCAAAGGGATGCTTGTGGATCTTTCTCTTGCCGCTGAAGACAGAATAATAACGGTAAAAGATAAAGAGACGATTTCCCTGGGGAACAAGACGCTGGAGTTCATCCATGCTTCGTGGGTACACTGGCCGGAAACGATATTTTCATATCTTAGAGAAGATAAGATATTATTCCCGTGCGATTTTCTCGGTTCCCACAGAGCGCAGTCAGGCCTTTTTGTTGAGAACGAAGCGGATGTATATAAAAGCGCAAAAAGATATTATGCGGAGATAATGATGCCATTCAGAGTGAGTATCAAAGGCCATATTGAAAAACTTGCCTCATACGAAATTAACATGATCTGTCCAAGCCATGGTCCGGTCTATCAGACCCCTAAGTTCATAATCGAAGCTTATAAAGACTGGATATCGGACAAAGTTGCCAATGAAGTCGTGATACCCTATGTTTCCATGCACGGCAGTGTCCAAAAGATGGTAGAGATATTAACGGACGAGCTGACTAAAAAGGGCATCACAGTAAAACCGTTCAATATCCCGAAGACAGATATCGGAGAACTTGCAATGTCCTTAGTAGATGCGGCAACTGTTGTAATAGGGGCTCCTGCTGTGCTTGCGCAGGCGCATCCGCTGGCGGTCTATGCCGCTTATCTCGCAAACGCTCTGAGGCCAAAGACAAGATTTGCTTCACTTATCGGTTCATTCGGCTGGGGCAGCAAGCTTGTCGAGACAATAACAGGACAATTGACTAATTTGAAAGTGGAACTGATAGAGCCGGTAATAATAAAAGGATATCCTAAAGAGAATGATCATAAGCTGATACAGGAACTTGCAGAAAATATAGCAGAAAAACATAAAACACTATAA
- a CDS encoding AEC family transporter encodes MAEIIIRTLLPIILLILLGYLSKAFKIFKKEDDRSFSSYVYYFALPALLFVNIAETEFNQSTLNFMIACALPTMIIAAFYLLLFLIFRFKKELLYLLIFCTAFGSTAFFGIPFIMFAFPTLVAEKLAVLSVAAIAIPGVILTVLVLELYKMGRISFLGGIKRLISVFYKNPLIISIFAGFIMALLKVRMFSPLSQTLHMLGGTTATVALFMLGMVMFGKRLESVPAAFVLSLLRIIILPLVALAACVYFNLNGPEKNIALLMNAMPVAVSMIVFSERYDFYKGLIATLTIISSVLSVIYLPVWLIILGIK; translated from the coding sequence ATGGCAGAGATAATCATAAGGACATTGCTGCCGATAATTTTGCTGATACTTCTGGGGTATCTGTCAAAAGCATTTAAGATATTCAAGAAGGAAGATGACAGATCTTTCAGTTCCTATGTTTATTATTTTGCGCTTCCGGCGCTTCTGTTCGTAAACATTGCCGAAACCGAATTTAACCAGAGTACGCTCAATTTTATGATCGCTTGCGCTCTGCCGACAATGATCATTGCCGCCTTCTATTTATTATTATTCTTAATCTTCAGGTTCAAAAAGGAACTTCTCTATCTTCTGATATTCTGTACTGCCTTCGGGAGCACGGCATTTTTCGGGATCCCTTTTATTATGTTCGCGTTCCCAACGCTGGTCGCGGAGAAATTGGCGGTCCTGTCTGTCGCCGCGATCGCGATACCGGGCGTTATTTTGACTGTGCTGGTACTGGAACTGTATAAAATGGGGCGGATATCCTTTTTGGGCGGAATAAAAAGGCTGATCTCGGTATTTTACAAGAACCCTCTTATAATATCCATCTTCGCCGGGTTTATCATGGCGCTTTTAAAAGTGAGGATGTTTTCTCCTCTTTCCCAGACGCTTCATATGCTTGGCGGCACCACAGCGACCGTGGCCCTGTTCATGCTGGGCATGGTCATGTTCGGCAAAAGACTTGAAAGCGTCCCTGCCGCGTTTGTGCTGAGCCTTCTCAGAATAATTATTCTGCCACTGGTTGCACTGGCGGCATGCGTATATTTCAACCTTAATGGGCCAGAAAAAAACATTGCATTGCTCATGAACGCAATGCCGGTCGCGGTATCAATGATAGTGTTCAGTGAAAGGTATGATTTTTACAAAGGTTTGATCGCGACGCTGACGATCATTTCTTCAGTTCTTTCGGTGATATACCTGCCTGTGTGGCTTATAATATTAGGTATAAAGTAA
- a CDS encoding flavin reductase family protein: MDTSALRKLSYGMYVVCSTKDGNINGQIADTVFQVTSEPVQIAVCINKQNLTHEFISSSGIFSVSVLSQETPMIFIGKFGFKSGRDTDKFKDTKYETGTSKVPIVLDFAVASLEGKVVKSLDVGTHTLFIGEITDSRVLSDKEPMTYSYYHEYLKGKSPKTAPTYISAEELKS, encoded by the coding sequence ATGGACACTTCAGCCCTTCGTAAATTGTCATACGGCATGTATGTCGTCTGTTCGACTAAAGACGGCAACATCAACGGTCAGATAGCCGACACGGTATTCCAGGTGACGTCGGAGCCAGTGCAGATAGCGGTTTGTATAAATAAACAGAACCTGACACATGAATTCATCTCTTCAAGCGGAATATTTTCTGTCTCGGTCCTGTCGCAGGAAACTCCGATGATATTCATCGGGAAGTTCGGATTTAAAAGTGGAAGAGATACCGATAAATTTAAGGATACAAAATATGAAACAGGCACCTCAAAAGTTCCTATCGTGCTTGATTTTGCCGTCGCAAGCCTTGAAGGAAAGGTTGTAAAATCTCTTGATGTCGGGACACATACGCTATTCATCGGCGAGATCACAGATTCAAGGGTGTTATCCGATAAAGAACCAATGACATATTCCTATTATCATGAGTATTTAAAAGGAAAATCCCCGAAAACGGCGCCGACATATATTAGCGCTGAAGAGCTGAAGAGCTGA
- a CDS encoding FGGY family carbohydrate kinase — protein sequence MATPLIRNIRLTAPVVLPKTAPSAMHGEQRPERLLIIGDLGASGTGRWLTVEVHNADGQLSFVQKERVATFPFTVTDHMIDKAGLLKGFSESLFDVSRRYDRSIPRTIAVNTFGAGFEILNGDGSIHTPLTMYTHPGQSAGAQYIADMIAGGDLEKAFKMIHSQSAGQGWQTVYNLFHLAAISISGHKIPSDARIFGTPDVLNHFLTGVHATEESFARVFNCAKRDGLRWNQQLLDTLDIPVSAFPMILPTGTSMGDVRPEILNDMGCDKAEVVLAGLHDTAGAVAALKYLSTGNNVFISTGTWSLVCSLIDAVGLEDETIKILYKHKIGVEGGTAATFGVMNVMGTMLIDSLLAELGLKDQTDRFKRLFAGVHNPDTGAAVIDIMSPKFLYRQGGPVISPVKQFCSDTGQEAPTTQAEIVKSVVLGMVLAMGKAVGQNAALTNELYGRTPDGIIVGGGLINDRMMLQALANVTQMNVTTTFQALAPIGNAATLLIGSGYESDQVMDMLEKGSENITYCPTNDKGPWADLVKAHAASK from the coding sequence ATGGCAACACCGTTAATAAGGAATATAAGACTGACCGCACCCGTGGTCCTGCCTAAAACAGCACCATCAGCAATGCACGGTGAACAGCGCCCTGAAAGATTGTTGATAATCGGAGATCTTGGAGCTTCAGGTACAGGAAGATGGCTGACAGTTGAGGTCCACAATGCAGACGGACAGCTCTCTTTTGTTCAAAAAGAGAGAGTCGCGACATTTCCCTTTACTGTGACAGACCATATGATCGATAAGGCGGGACTTCTGAAAGGTTTCAGTGAAAGTCTTTTCGATGTGAGCCGGCGATACGACCGTTCTATTCCGAGGACGATCGCGGTAAATACTTTTGGTGCGGGGTTTGAAATTTTGAACGGTGACGGGAGCATCCATACGCCGCTTACGATGTACACGCATCCCGGTCAAAGCGCCGGAGCGCAGTATATCGCGGATATGATCGCAGGCGGTGATCTTGAAAAAGCATTTAAAATGATACACAGCCAGTCTGCAGGACAGGGATGGCAGACAGTATACAATCTATTCCATCTTGCGGCCATATCAATTTCCGGACATAAGATCCCTTCTGATGCAAGAATATTTGGGACCCCGGACGTACTGAACCATTTTCTAACAGGCGTTCATGCAACCGAAGAAAGCTTTGCCAGGGTGTTCAACTGTGCAAAAAGGGACGGCCTTAGATGGAACCAGCAGCTCTTAGACACGCTCGACATACCGGTATCGGCTTTTCCGATGATTCTGCCGACCGGCACGTCAATGGGCGATGTAAGGCCCGAGATCTTAAATGATATGGGATGCGATAAGGCCGAGGTCGTCCTGGCAGGATTGCACGACACGGCCGGTGCGGTGGCCGCGCTGAAATATCTATCCACCGGTAATAATGTGTTCATATCTACGGGCACCTGGAGCCTTGTATGCTCGCTTATCGATGCCGTAGGGCTTGAAGACGAGACGATTAAAATCCTTTACAAACATAAGATCGGCGTTGAAGGCGGGACAGCGGCGACTTTTGGCGTCATGAACGTGATGGGAACAATGCTGATAGATTCATTGCTGGCGGAACTTGGCCTGAAAGACCAGACTGACAGGTTCAAAAGATTATTTGCAGGTGTGCATAACCCTGATACCGGAGCCGCGGTCATAGATATCATGAGCCCAAAATTCTTATACAGGCAAGGCGGGCCGGTGATCAGCCCGGTAAAACAATTCTGTTCAGATACTGGTCAGGAAGCCCCGACCACCCAGGCCGAGATCGTTAAAAGCGTTGTACTGGGAATGGTGCTCGCGATGGGGAAAGCGGTTGGGCAGAACGCGGCGTTGACGAATGAATTATACGGCCGGACACCGGACGGGATCATAGTGGGAGGCGGCCTGATCAACGATCGTATGATGCTACAAGCGCTTGCGAACGTAACACAGATGAACGTGACAACAACTTTTCAAGCTCTTGCCCCGATAGGCAATGCCGCGACCCTGCTCATAGGCTCGGGGTATGAAAGTGACCAAGTAATGGATATGCTGGAAAAAGGATCGGAAAATATTACTTATTGTCCGACGAACGACAAAGGACCGTGGGCAGATCTTGTAAAAGCCCATGCAGCATCGAAATAG